Genomic DNA from Marinobacter sp. LV10MA510-1:
TGGCCGGTGCTTACCTGCGCATACCCATTCTGGTGGCGCCACCTTTAGCACCGTACATTGCCGACGAACTTTCGCTGTCTCAAACCCTGACCGGCGCATTGACCACCTTACCTATTCTGATGCTGGCCATTGGCGCCATGCCCGGTTCCCTGGCTATTTCCCGCATCGGCCCGCGCAATACTCTGGCGCTGGCCATACTGATCATGACCATCGGATCTGCCGCCCGTGGCCTGGCTCCGGACACCGCGTTGTTGATGGTCGCAGGCGCCGTTATGGGCCTGGGCATTGCCATGATGCAACCGGCGCTGCCTGCGCTGCTGCCGCGTTGGCTGGCGCCCCACCATATGGCCATGGGCGCGGCAATTTACATGAACGGCATGCTGATGGGCGAGTTCATCGGCGCCGGGATAACCCTGCCGGTGATTATGCCGCTGGTGGGCGAAAGCTGGCGCGCTACCTTGATTGCCTGGTCGCTTCCGGCCCTGCTGGTGGCTGCAGCGCTTTTCCTACCCAAGCGAGATCTGGCGCGGCCCACCCGCAAAGTGGCCTGGCTACCAGATTGGAGCAATCCGCTAACGCTGCGAATTGGCCTGCTGCTAGGCGTATCCAGCTCATTATTTTTCGGTTTCAACGCGTACATGAGCAACCTGCTAGAACAGCGTGGTGAACTGGATCAGCTCACCGATGCCCTGTTCTGGTACAACTTTGCGCAAGTGGTGGCGTCTCTTCTGATGCTTAAAATGGCGCGCTTTTGGGTAGGGCGCAAAAGCCCTCTGATTATCGTGCTGATTCTAAGCCTGCTGGGAGCCGTCGGCGCCGTGCTGATGCCCGGATGGTCTGGCATTATCAGCGCTACCTTTATGAGCTTCACCGCCGGCCTTCTGCTGATCTTGATGGTGGCCGTGCCGCCGCTGTTGGTGTCCTCGGCCGAAACTGGGCGCCTGTCGGCGGGTAACTTTCTGGTGGGTTATACCGTGGCCTTCGTTGTGCCGATGATCGGCGGTTTGGTGTCAGACGCCAGCGGCGATATCCGCCACGCTTTTTGGGTGATGATCGCCTACGGCGTGCTGGTATTACCCATCGCGTTCAACCTGAAGCTGGAACGCAGCTCATAAAAAACGGGGCCTGTCTGGCCCCGTTTTTTATACTGCGACATTGCCAGTCGAGCCACTGTCTGGCTCGGCTGAATCAACGACTATTAAATGTAATAATCTTTCAGCGGCGGAAAGCCGTTGAACCCCACCGCGCTGTAGGTAGTGGTGTAAGCGCCGGTCGAGAACCAGTACATGCGGTCACCAATCGCCAGACTCAGCGGCAGCGGATACTTGTGGTCTTCATACATGATGTCGGCACTGTCGCAAGTTGGCCCGGCAATCACGCAATCTTCACCTTCGCCGACCTTTTCAGTCCAGATCGGAAACTTGATAGCTTCGTCCAGAGTTTCAATCAGCCCGGAAAACTTGCCCACGTCTGTATACACCCAGCGGTGCAGGGCAGTGCTGGATTTACGGGAAATCAGCACCACCTCGCTCACCAGTACACCGGCGTTGGAAATCAGCGAACGGCCCGGCTCAATAATAATCTCCGGCAATTCGTCACCAAAATCTTCGCGCAGAAAACGACCAATTTCATCTGCATATACCTTCACTTCATTGGCGCGGGTGATGTAATTGGCCGGGAAGCCACCCCCCATATTGATCATTTTCAATTCAATACCGTCTTCCTCCTTGAGACGCTCAAAAATCACCTTTACTGTGCCCAGCGCTGCATCCCAGGCGCCAATTTCACGCTGCTGCGAGCCCACGTGGAACGACACACCGTAGGGCACCAAACCTAGGTCACGGGCCAGAATCAGCAGGTCCATGGCCATATCTTGCTGGCAGCCAAATTTACGTGACAACGGCCAGTCGGCGGTTAACGTACCTTCCGTCAAAATCCGCACGTAGATTTTTGAGCCCGGTGCAACCTCGGCAATATTGCGCAGATCCGCTTCCGAATCGGTAGCAAACATGCGCACGCCTTTTTCATAGAATGTGCGAACGTCTTTGGCTTTTTTGATGGTATTACCAAAACTGATGCGTTCAGCAGTCACACCCAGCGCCATTACCTGTTCCAGCTCGTACACCGAAGCGATGTCAAAATTGGCACCCTTATCTCGCAGCAGAGTCAGAACCTGCGGGGCCGGATTGGCTTTTACCGCGTAATACACCTGTGCGTAAGGGAAACCCTCAACCAATTCGTTATAGTGAGAATCGATAGTGGCAGTATCAATCACTACAAACGGTGTTTCTTTACCTTCGGCGAACTGCCGAATACGGTTGAACGTGCTTTCGGTGTAGTAGTCGGTAATACGGGCGTTGGATAACTCGGTCATGGGTGGTGTTTCCCTCCACAGGGTATTCAGCAGAAAAAAGGCTCTGCGCCTTGGCGGCAGAGCCCGTTGATTAGCGCGATCATCGGACTTTTTTTCAAGTCCGCATATCAGCATATCTACACATAAAACAGGCCTGGTGCAAATCGCATTGTTTTGCAGGATAGTCAAAATACCAGCCACTGCAAGCGCCGGCCAGCAGGACCCCAGTAAGATTTAAACCGCCACTGGCCATACCGGATCAGGCATCATCGGCTCTTCCGGGTTACGGGGTTCGTTGCACTGGTGCAGGTACGCCAATATTGCGTCCTGCAAATCAGTGCCCTGACCCAAACCCTGATTGCCAAACAGGCGGTTGAATTCCAGTACAAAGGGATAGCCTTCCACCAGCGCAATATCAAAACCGGCGTGATCTACCTCCAGCTCCCGCGCCAATCGCAGGGCCAGATCAGTCACCACCGCCGGCACCGGGCTGTAATCGATTCGCCCGCCCTGGGCCAAGTTGTTGTAAAAGCCCTGATCGGCTTGGGTGCGCCAATAGGCGGTAACGACTTTGTCGCCCACTATCACCACCCGCGCATCCCGCTCCAGGGGCAGATATTCCTGGGCATAGAGCACGTCGGTACGATCGCAATAGCGCTGCCAATCTTCACGGTTTTCAATCAGCCACACACCTTCGCCCATGCTCGCTTTTGGCAGCTTGGCCACAAAGGGCAGGGCCATATCCTGCCATATCTGTTCGCGTTCCTGGGGGCCATTGGCGGTAATCAGCGTCCAGGGCGTGTGCTCAGGCGCGATAGCCTGAAACGCCCGGGTCATTTCCACTTTGTCGTGGCCAATGCGGTAACTGGCAACACTGGGAAACACTCGGCATTTTAGACCATGTACCAGAGTGTTTAGCTGCCAATACTCCGGAAACAGCACCCAGTCAGCATCGCGCAGCAATTCTTTATGGCGCAAAAACTGATCCGGCTTGAGTACGGTGGTATCGGGAAAACCAAGAGTGCGGAAAATATCAAACGAGACACAGTGCATGAGGGTTTCACACCAGTTGAAGTGTGCGAATTTTAGGCGCTTTTTGTACGCTGGCAAGCACTATCGATATAAGTAATTTGACGCCTGTCAATGCATTCATAAAACACATCGATAATAATTCGTATTCCGTTAAACAACTGGGAACATTTTATGAAAAAGCTTCGTCATCTTGTCCTTGCCGCCGTTACGTCCCTGGTGATCGCTAACCCCGCTATGGCCGAAGACGCCAACCACTACAAAGGCGAACCCGCCAACACCCTGGATCAGGCGGTGTATCACTTTTCCGAGTACAACACCAAACTGGAAACGATTCTGGCTGGTGAGTTAACGCCAGAAACCATGAACGATGTACACCAGCTGACATACACTCTGGAAAACGCGCTGAAAAAAATGGACGACGAACTGGAACAATTGGCTGAAACCTTGGAGCGTGTACACAAGGCCTCCGAGCATTCAGACCCAAACACCGTGCGCTCAGCAGGAAAACAATATCTGGAAACCGGCCGCAAAATTGTAAAATAAGTGGTTTCAGCGCTCACCAGGCAGGACACTAGGATTTACGTTTCACGCCCTGCTGCGCCACGGCGGTCAGCGGATCTTCCGGCCAGGGATGTTTGGGGTAGCGCCCACGGGTGTCTTTGCGCACCTGTGGATACACATTGGCCCAGAAGCTGGCCAGATCTGCCGTGACCGCCAGCGGCCGCTGGGCGGGCGATAACAGGTGTATTAGCACCGGCACCTGCCCGCTCGCAACGGTGGGCGTTCGCGTCCAGCCAAACAGCGCCTGCAGTTTGGCTGCCAAAACCGGGCCGTTTTCCACGGTGTAATCCAGCGCAACAGCGCTACCGGTTGGAATAGTTAACGCCGTCGGCGCCAACTCGTTCAGGCGTTGCTGCCGGGCATAATCCAGCACACCGTTCAGCGCACCCTGCATACTCAGCTTTTGCAGTTCAGCCCAACGGCTAAGGCCCGACAGGTAGGGCGCCAGCCAATCCTCTAGCGAATTCATCAGCGCTGTGTCACTGACATCCGGCCAGTCCTCGGGGAAATGCCGTGCCAGCAGCCCGACCCGCGCCTGCCATTGCCTGGCGCCGGCAGTCCAGGGCAGGCTGTTCAGCCCTTTACGCCGCACGGCGGCCAGCAAACCCTGCTGCATCAGTTCTGCAGAAGGCTTGGCCAGCGGTTTTTCGGCCAGAATCAAAGCACCCAGGCGACGCACTTGGCGCGCAACCACGGTGCCGCGCCGATCATCCCACTCGGCTTCGTCACGTTGCTGAATGTGCGCCGCAAGGTCACTTTCCAGAGTTGCCAAATCCACCGGCGCCGCCAGGTAGATTTGCGCTTCGCGGGCCTTGCCGTCCAAATCTGCCGCCACCAGCCAGTCGTAACGGGCCAGGGCATCGTCTTCCCGTAGCAGCGCACCTTTACCATTACTAAGCTGGTAACGGGGGGCATCACCGGGGCGACGGCGCGCTATGCGGTCCGGATAGGCCAGCGCCAGTAAACGCCCCACCTCTGTCGCAGTGGGCGCCACCGAAGAAGCATGGTTGGCCGATGACGCTGCTGGTTCAAGCCGTCTGGCCTGCTTTCGCACCGCCTGAATTCGCGCCGGGTTTACCCGTGCGTGGCCACGCTCCCCGCGCAGTACCCGCACGCGCTCGTGCATGTCGGCGCCAGCACCCGGCCCCAACAGGTCCCGGTCTTCCAAAAGTGCTGCTAATTCTGACGCCAGGGAACCTAGCCCCAATGCACGGCCCAGCAATACCATGTGCGCCAACCGCGGATGAACGCCCAGTGCCCGCGCCGCCTTGCCATGATTAGTAATGGCGCCGTCTTGGCCCAGCATATCCAGCAATTGCAGCAACTCCACCGCCTGCTGCCAGTGCGCCGGCGGCGGTGACTCAACCCACTGCAGCTGATCGGGCGACCGCGCGCCCCACTGGGCCAGTTCCAGAACCAGCGGCGCCAGATCCGCTTCGCGAATCTCCGGCGGGGTAAAATCTGCCAGACCATACTGCTCGGGCTCGCTCCAAAGGCGATAGCACACCCCGGGTTGGGTGCGCCCGGCACGGCCTTTACGCTGCTCCGCCGACGCTTTGGATACGCGGCCTGTCACCAGCCGCGTCATGCCACTTCCGGGGTCAAACACCGCCCGCCGCTGCTGCCCGCTATCAATCACCACCCGCACGCCTTCAATGGTCAAACTGGTCTCTGCAATCGCCGTGGCCAGCACCACCTTACGCGTGCCATCAGCTGCCGGAGCAATCGCACGGTCCTGCTCCGCCGCCTGCAAGTTGCCGAACAACGGCGCAATCACCACATCCGACGCCACCTGCCCCGCTAATCCTTGCGCCACCCTCCGGATTTCACCGGCGCCCGGCAGAAACACCAGCACTGAACCCGGCTGCTGAGCCAGCGCCTCAAGCACCGCCGCTGTGACCTGGTCCACCACACGGGGCGGGCGCTGCGCAGACGCAACAGGCCGATATAAAACCTCCACCGGAAACGCCCGCCCTTCGCTGCTTAAAACTGGCACATCGCCCAGCAACCGCGCAATGGGCGCCGTATCCAACGTGGCTGACATCACCAGCACCCGCAAATCCTCCCGCAGCACCTGCTGCGATTCCCGCATCAGAGCCAGCCCTAAATCAGCCTGCAACGAGCGCTCGTGAAACTCGTCAAACAACACAGCGGCATAGTCTTCCAGCAGCGGATCGCTCTGAATCAACCGGGTAAGAATGCCCTCGGTCACGACTTCAATCACGGTAGCCGCCGACACCCTCGTATCCAGCCGCGTGCGATAACCCACTGTCTGCCCGGCTTGTTCGCCCAACTGCCCGGCCATATATCGTGCCGCCGAACGAGCCGCCAGTCGCCGCGGTTCCAGCATCAAAATCCGCCGCCCATGGCGCCAGGGTGCATCCAGCAACGCCAACGGAACACGGGTGGTTTTACCAGCGCCCGGCGGCGCCTGCAGCAAGGCTGTGGTGTTGGTTTCCAGAGTTTGTTTTAGCTGGGGGAGGATATGTTCTATTGGGAGCACGGTGTTTTGCTTCGGCTTTTTGGTTTGAGTTTAGTCTGCGGGGTTGGGAGTTGGCGCGGGAGCAAATTTTTTCGCCGGAAATGGGTGTCTGAGCGCAGCGAGTTCCATTTCCAAGAAAAAACATTACCCGCCACCGCGATCAATCCACCGCGATCAATCCACCGCCACCAAAAGGCTACGCTTTACCGGCAAAAACCTCACACCGCACGAGAATGCCACTCATTAGGCCGCGGCACGAAGAACAGAAACACAAGTCCAAATGCCAGCGCCCCTACCCCTATACCGAACGCTGACGACAGGGTTCCACCGGCATCCAGCCACTGTTTAGTCAACCAGGGGCCGACCATTTGGGTAAATCCATACAAAGCCACCATCGCAGCAGACAGGCGCGGCCCCTGGTGCGGGTGCAGTGCCCGGCCAATGCGCTGGGTCAGCAATACCGTACCCAGGAAAGTAACGCCCACCAGAATCGCACACAGAATCAGCCCCGGCGCACCCGGAACGACCACCGCAGCAAGCACACCCGCTAACTGAATGGCAAAATTGAGTTTCAGCGCCTTAACATCACCCATGCTGGCGCCCAGACGATTCCATATCCAGGGTGCCGCAATGGTGGATAGCGCCACCAGCAACCAGCTGCCGTCCTGCAACCAATGCTCGGGTTGCAACTCTACGTTGGCCAGCAGCGGTAGAAACGTCATCGGCAGAATATAACCCAGGCCAGCGCCGGCGTAAGCCAGAAACAATGGCGTACTGGCTCGGTCGAACAGTCGGGTGCTACGCGCTTCACCACTGTTGTTAGTCGCCACCGGTGAATGCATCGGCACATCCAGCTGCATCAGCTTCCAGGTACCCCAGGCCGCCAGCGGAATGGAAATAATCGCAGCCGGCCACCAGCGTTCCGGGCCTTCCAGCCAACCCGCCGTGCCACTGACCACACCTGCGGACAACAGCAGGCCAAAACCTACGCCGAAATACACCAGCCCGCTCAGGCTGGCGCGGTTACGCAACACCAGCCACTCCAGAATAAGCGCTGGTGCCTGCACAAACACCACACCATTGGCCACGCCGTTAAGCCAGCGAGTCGTGGAAATAGCCGTCAGATCGGTTTCAACCGCCACCAGCAAACTGGTGACAATGTGCACCACCACGGCCAGCGGCAAAATACGGCGAATATGGTCAATGCGGTGCCAGCGGATGGCCAGCACCGCGCCCATCAGATAGCCCATATAATTCCAGGTGGCCACGGCCGCGCCATCTGCGGCGGAAAACAGGCCGTCATTCACCAAATAGGGCAAAAGTGGGGTGTACATAAAGCGCCCAAGGCCGTGCACCACAAGAAGAAGCACTGCACCGGCGGCCAGTGCGGTAAAAAGTTCGCGGGGAGTGGCCGACGACGAGTGAAGCGCGGAAGAGGCCGTTTTTTGAGTCATGTGAGCTACTTGTGATTATAAAAAACGTTGAAGCAGGACTGAATTAATAAGCAGAGCTGTTTGTCTAACGCCGGCGATCTGCCCAGCGGTAGATCTGCTCGAAGCCATCGGCTAGTTGCTGCGGTTTATGGGGCGGCTGAATAAGCGCCACCACTTCGGCCGAGGGGCCGATCAGTGCAAAATGGCCGCTGTGGTCCACCAGTAAATCATCCTCTGTTTCACGCTGCACAAACACCGCTCCCAAACTGGTCGCCAGGGCGCGGGTTATGTCTATATCACCACTGTAACCGTGGAAATTTTCACCAAAGAAGCCAGTATAATTTTTTAGAACTTCAGGCGTGTCGTGTTCTGGGTCGGCACTGATCAGCAGATAACGGGGCTGGGGCAAGGTCGCAGGCAGCAGTTTGTTGGTCTGGCGCAAGGCCGCCATAGCTACCGGACAGATGTCCGGACAGTTGGTGTAGCCTACAAAAGCAAAGGTCCAATGACCGCGGAGATTTTCACGGGTAACGGTCTGGCCGTTTTCATCGGTGAGTTCAAATTCGATCACCGGCCGCGGCTGCTCATACACGTAAATATTGGCGCTGGCCAGGTCTGGTGGCTGTTCGACCGGTGCTGGCTCTGCCAGCCAATACCGCGCTATAGACAAGCCGAACACAGCCACTATCGCCAGTACCAGCAGGATTACCGTTGTGCGAATCTGGCGGGTCATCGGGGCTCCATATCAGGCATCAAATAAAGGCATAATGGTCAACCAGTAACACGACAAACAGTGCCATCAAATAGGTGATGGAATATTTGAAGGTGTCCAGCGCTACGCGCCGATCGTCACCGCGCAGCAAGCGTATCGCATACTGCAAAAAGCGCAAGCCAAGCACAAGGGCGCCGACCAGATAAATCATGCCGGACATTCCAGTCACAAACGGTAGCAGGCTAACCGCAAGAAGAATGAGAGTGTACAGCAGGATGTGCAGTTCCGTGTAGTAATTGCCGTGGGTCACCGGCAGCATGGGGATGCGGGCCTTGGCGTACTCCTCCTTACGATGAATCGCTAATGCCCAGAAATGTGGTGGCGTCCAGGCGAAAATAATCAGCACCAGCAGCAACGCGTGGCCTTCTACCTGCCCGGTTACCGCGGTCCAACCCAGCAGCGGCGGCATGGCGCCGGCTAGCCCGCCAATTACAATATTCTGCGGCGTGGCCCGTTTCAGAAACAGCGTATACACGCCCGCATAACCCACCAGCGACGCTAATGTCAGCCAGGCTGTCAGACTGTTCACCAACAACATCAATATCGCCATACCGCTCAGCGCCAATACGCCTGCGAATAACAGTCCTTCAGCAGCAGAAATCCGCCCTGTGGCTACCGGACGCTTGTGAGTACGCGCCATAACAACGTCCACTTTCTGGTCCACCACGTGGTT
This window encodes:
- a CDS encoding CynX/NimT family MFS transporter translates to MKTNSTPAAVEHSSTLPPPAATLLPVAVLLWLAGAYLRIPILVAPPLAPYIADELSLSQTLTGALTTLPILMLAIGAMPGSLAISRIGPRNTLALAILIMTIGSAARGLAPDTALLMVAGAVMGLGIAMMQPALPALLPRWLAPHHMAMGAAIYMNGMLMGEFIGAGITLPVIMPLVGESWRATLIAWSLPALLVAAALFLPKRDLARPTRKVAWLPDWSNPLTLRIGLLLGVSSSLFFGFNAYMSNLLEQRGELDQLTDALFWYNFAQVVASLLMLKMARFWVGRKSPLIIVLILSLLGAVGAVLMPGWSGIISATFMSFTAGLLLILMVAVPPLLVSSAETGRLSAGNFLVGYTVAFVVPMIGGLVSDASGDIRHAFWVMIAYGVLVLPIAFNLKLERSS
- a CDS encoding type III PLP-dependent enzyme, with the protein product MTELSNARITDYYTESTFNRIRQFAEGKETPFVVIDTATIDSHYNELVEGFPYAQVYYAVKANPAPQVLTLLRDKGANFDIASVYELEQVMALGVTAERISFGNTIKKAKDVRTFYEKGVRMFATDSEADLRNIAEVAPGSKIYVRILTEGTLTADWPLSRKFGCQQDMAMDLLILARDLGLVPYGVSFHVGSQQREIGAWDAALGTVKVIFERLKEEDGIELKMINMGGGFPANYITRANEVKVYADEIGRFLREDFGDELPEIIIEPGRSLISNAGVLVSEVVLISRKSSTALHRWVYTDVGKFSGLIETLDEAIKFPIWTEKVGEGEDCVIAGPTCDSADIMYEDHKYPLPLSLAIGDRMYWFSTGAYTTTYSAVGFNGFPPLKDYYI
- a CDS encoding ATP-grasp domain-containing protein, whose translation is MHCVSFDIFRTLGFPDTTVLKPDQFLRHKELLRDADWVLFPEYWQLNTLVHGLKCRVFPSVASYRIGHDKVEMTRAFQAIAPEHTPWTLITANGPQEREQIWQDMALPFVAKLPKASMGEGVWLIENREDWQRYCDRTDVLYAQEYLPLERDARVVIVGDKVVTAYWRTQADQGFYNNLAQGGRIDYSPVPAVVTDLALRLARELEVDHAGFDIALVEGYPFVLEFNRLFGNQGLGQGTDLQDAILAYLHQCNEPRNPEEPMMPDPVWPVAV
- a CDS encoding DUF6746 family protein, which codes for MKKLRHLVLAAVTSLVIANPAMAEDANHYKGEPANTLDQAVYHFSEYNTKLETILAGELTPETMNDVHQLTYTLENALKKMDDELEQLAETLERVHKASEHSDPNTVRSAGKQYLETGRKIVK
- the hrpB gene encoding ATP-dependent helicase HrpB, which codes for MLPIEHILPQLKQTLETNTTALLQAPPGAGKTTRVPLALLDAPWRHGRRILMLEPRRLAARSAARYMAGQLGEQAGQTVGYRTRLDTRVSAATVIEVVTEGILTRLIQSDPLLEDYAAVLFDEFHERSLQADLGLALMRESQQVLREDLRVLVMSATLDTAPIARLLGDVPVLSSEGRAFPVEVLYRPVASAQRPPRVVDQVTAAVLEALAQQPGSVLVFLPGAGEIRRVAQGLAGQVASDVVIAPLFGNLQAAEQDRAIAPAADGTRKVVLATAIAETSLTIEGVRVVIDSGQQRRAVFDPGSGMTRLVTGRVSKASAEQRKGRAGRTQPGVCYRLWSEPEQYGLADFTPPEIREADLAPLVLELAQWGARSPDQLQWVESPPPAHWQQAVELLQLLDMLGQDGAITNHGKAARALGVHPRLAHMVLLGRALGLGSLASELAALLEDRDLLGPGAGADMHERVRVLRGERGHARVNPARIQAVRKQARRLEPAASSANHASSVAPTATEVGRLLALAYPDRIARRRPGDAPRYQLSNGKGALLREDDALARYDWLVAADLDGKAREAQIYLAAPVDLATLESDLAAHIQQRDEAEWDDRRGTVVARQVRRLGALILAEKPLAKPSAELMQQGLLAAVRRKGLNSLPWTAGARQWQARVGLLARHFPEDWPDVSDTALMNSLEDWLAPYLSGLSRWAELQKLSMQGALNGVLDYARQQRLNELAPTALTIPTGSAVALDYTVENGPVLAAKLQALFGWTRTPTVASGQVPVLIHLLSPAQRPLAVTADLASFWANVYPQVRKDTRGRYPKHPWPEDPLTAVAQQGVKRKS
- a CDS encoding YbfB/YjiJ family MFS transporter; this translates as MTQKTASSALHSSSATPRELFTALAAGAVLLLVVHGLGRFMYTPLLPYLVNDGLFSAADGAAVATWNYMGYLMGAVLAIRWHRIDHIRRILPLAVVVHIVTSLLVAVETDLTAISTTRWLNGVANGVVFVQAPALILEWLVLRNRASLSGLVYFGVGFGLLLSAGVVSGTAGWLEGPERWWPAAIISIPLAAWGTWKLMQLDVPMHSPVATNNSGEARSTRLFDRASTPLFLAYAGAGLGYILPMTFLPLLANVELQPEHWLQDGSWLLVALSTIAAPWIWNRLGASMGDVKALKLNFAIQLAGVLAAVVVPGAPGLILCAILVGVTFLGTVLLTQRIGRALHPHQGPRLSAAMVALYGFTQMVGPWLTKQWLDAGGTLSSAFGIGVGALAFGLVFLFFVPRPNEWHSRAV
- a CDS encoding SCO family protein, which produces MTRQIRTTVILLVLAIVAVFGLSIARYWLAEPAPVEQPPDLASANIYVYEQPRPVIEFELTDENGQTVTRENLRGHWTFAFVGYTNCPDICPVAMAALRQTNKLLPATLPQPRYLLISADPEHDTPEVLKNYTGFFGENFHGYSGDIDITRALATSLGAVFVQRETEDDLLVDHSGHFALIGPSAEVVALIQPPHKPQQLADGFEQIYRWADRRR
- the cyoE gene encoding heme o synthase is translated as MSEQANVLPVPANAIGNPVDNSLGNSAGNHTAAHWRDYLELTKPKVVAMMILTSVIGMLLAVSGLPSLQVLVFGNAGIALLAGAAAVINHVVDQKVDVVMARTHKRPVATGRISAAEGLLFAGVLALSGMAILMLLVNSLTAWLTLASLVGYAGVYTLFLKRATPQNIVIGGLAGAMPPLLGWTAVTGQVEGHALLLVLIIFAWTPPHFWALAIHRKEEYAKARIPMLPVTHGNYYTELHILLYTLILLAVSLLPFVTGMSGMIYLVGALVLGLRFLQYAIRLLRGDDRRVALDTFKYSITYLMALFVVLLVDHYAFI